Proteins from one Limanda limanda chromosome 4, fLimLim1.1, whole genome shotgun sequence genomic window:
- the LOC133000595 gene encoding oocyte zinc finger protein XlCOF19-like, whose amino-acid sequence METREPQTGLNTRNNKQPLSDMGCKTEKKSFTCSECGKRFSQRGSLNIHMRIHTGEKPFSCSECGKRFSQRGNLNKHMRSHTGEKPFSCSECGEIFYHRSNLTKHMRIHTGEKPFSCSECGKRFSERGYLNKHMRSHTGEKPLSCSECGEKFYHRSILTNHMRIHTGEKPFSCSECGKRFSERGNLNKHMRTHTGEKPFSCSECGKRFSQTSDLNVHMRIHTGEKPFSCSECGRRFNQRGSLNTHMRIHTGEKPFS is encoded by the coding sequence atggagaccagggaacctcagactggtttaaatacaagaaataacaaacagcctctaagtgatatgggatgtaagacagaaaaaaaatcgtttacttgctctgagtgtggtaaaagatttagccaaaggggcagtctaaatatacatatgaggattcatacaggagagaagccgtttagttgctctgagtgtggtaaaagatttagccaaaggggcaatctaaataaacatatgaggagtcatacaggagagaaaccgtttagttgctctgagtgtggtgaaataTTTTACCATAGGAGCAATCTAActaaacatatgaggattcatacaggagagaagccgtttagttgctctgagtgtggtaaaagatttagcgaAAGGGGctatctaaataaacatatgaggagtcatacaggagagaaaccgttgagttgctctgagtgtggtgaaaaatTTTACCATAGGAGCATTCTAACTAaccatatgaggattcatacaggagagaagccgtttagttgctctgagtgtggtaaaagatttagcgaaaggggcaatctaaataaacatatgaggactcatacaggagagaaaccgtttagttgctctgagtgtggtaaaagatttagccaaACGAGCGATCTAAatgtacatatgaggattcatactggagagaagccgtttagttgctctgagtgtggtagaagatttaaccaaaggggcagtctaaatacacatatgaggattcatacaggagagaagccgttTAGTTAA
- the LOC133000594 gene encoding gastrula zinc finger protein XlCGF57.1-like codes for METREPQTGLNTRNNKQPLSDMGCKTEKKSFTCSECGKRFSQRGSLNIHMRIHTGEKPFSCSECGKRFSQRGNLNKHMRSHTGEKPFSCSECGEIFYHRSNLTKHMRIHTGEKPFSCSECGKRFSERGYLNKHMRSHTGEKPLSCSECGEKFYHRSILTNHMRIHTGEKPFSCSECGKRFSERGNLNKHMRTHTGEKPFSCSECGEIFYHRSNLTKHMRIHTGEKPFSCSECGKRFSERGYLNKHMRSHTGEKPLSCSECGEKFYHRSILTNHMRIHTGEKPFSCSECGKRFSERGNLNKHMRTHTGEKPFSCSECGKRFSQTSDLNVHMRIHTGEKPFSCSECGRRFNQRGSLNTHMRIHTGEKPFS; via the coding sequence atggagaccagggaacctcagactggtttaaatacaagaaataacaaacagcctctaagtgatatgggatgtaagacagaaaaaaaatcgtttacttgctctgagtgtggtaaaagatttagccaaaggggcagtctaaatatacatatgaggattcatacaggagagaagccgtttagttgctctgagtgtggtaaaagatttagccaaaggggcaatctaaataaacatatgaggagtcatacaggagagaaaccgtttagttgctctgagtgtggtgaaataTTTTACCATAGGAGCAATCTAActaaacatatgaggattcatacaggagagaagccgtttagttgctctgagtgtggtaaaagatttagcgaAAGGGGctatctaaataaacatatgaggagtcatacaggagagaaaccgttgagttgctctgagtgtggtgaaaaatTTTACCATAGGAGCATTCTAACTAaccatatgaggattcatacaggagagaagccgtttagttgctctgagtgtggtaaaagatttagcgaaaggggcaatctaaataaacatatgaggactcatacaggagagaaaccgtttagttgctctgagtgtggtgaaataTTTTACCATAGGAGCAATCTAActaaacatatgaggattcatacaggagagaagccgtttagttgctctgagtgtggtaaaagatttagcgaAAGGGGctatctaaataaacatatgaggagtcatacaggagagaaaccgttgagttgctctgagtgtggtgaaaaatTTTACCATAGGAGCATTCTAACTAaccatatgaggattcatacaggagagaagccgtttagttgctctgagtgtggtaaaagatttagcgaaaggggcaatctaaataaacatatgaggactcatacaggagagaaaccgtttagttgctctgagtgtggtaaaagatttagccaaACGAGCGATCTAAatgtacatatgaggattcatactggagagaagccgtttagttgctctgagtgtggtagaagatttaaccaaaggggcagtctaaatacacatatgaggattcatacaggagagaagccgttTAGTTAA